Genomic segment of Verrucomicrobiota bacterium:
ACCGCTTTCGCAAAGACGACGCCGGTGCCTATTGGTGGAGCTGGGACCGGGCCGCCGAGAAAGATCCGGTCGCTGGGGCTATTGTGGCCAAGTATCACACCCGCCCCGAAGAAGAACTCTACGACCTCGACAGCGATCCTTGGGAACTGAACAACCTGGCCGCGTTACCGCAAATGGCCGACAAGCTTCTCCAACTTCGCGCCGAGTTGGATGACTGGTTAGTTAGTCAAACTGATCCAATGAAGGTCACGGTCGAACCCTGGCGTTTTGGTGACGCTGAGTTTCTTGAACCTGCTACCAAGGGTGAGGACTGGTAAGCTTCTGTTATAAATTTCAAAAGATTGAGGAAGGTGTGGAGAAACATTCTAATTTTCCTCCAGTGACAAGTCACCACCCCATTCTAACCAGGATTTTTCAGCTCGTTCGTGCAGTATAAAGTTAGATGCGGGTTCGGCTATGGGACCTGCTTTGTCAGATTCGGGTGCGGCAAAGGCCACTCCTCCGCGAACGATGGTTTCGAGTGAGTCGGCTTGAATCTTCAGGCCGAGTAGATTCCCTTTCACATCAATGCCTCCCGCATTCCAGAACCTGGAGTTACTCCTTACCAGGTGGGAGTGGTGCGCTTGGATCCCTGCCTCAATTTGTACCAGGTCACCGTCTTCTGAAATTGCTACGGCGTTGATTTGACCTACCTGCACATCGCGGAAAAAAACCGGAGATCCGGGTTGTATGGAGTAGGCCCGCTTGGCCTTTAACACAATCGACAACTCTTCGGCCCCGGGAATTACTGGTGGCTTTGCCAAGCCATTGAATGTTCTGGAGGATGGCCCATCCCCGGGTAGAACTTGAATGTAAACTCCCGAAAGAATGGTATCAAGGCCCCGAATACCTGTTAGGTCGATCTCAGGCCTGGCAATCCAGAACTTACTCCCTTCGACCGCGATTGGATTGGCGGCCTTATTCAATTGAACCGCTACGACTACTTGGGAAAGGTCTTCGTTGAGATGTGCCTCGACTACCTGCCCGATTTTTACGCCTCGGTACTGAAGCTCGGTTCTCCCGTCTATAATTCCCTGGCCGTTTTCAAAGGTGATTTCAATGGTCTCTCCATTACCTGTTGTGGATTGGTAAGCCATCCACAAGACGAGCGCCAGAGCTGCTGCTGGCAACAGCCAGATGCCGAATGAAATCCAAAGATTTTTCTTTGAGGCTTGGTTTGCGGAATGGCTCATTGTGGTTCCTTGGCTGGGTTTAGAAGCAACTTGTGATTAAAATACTCTACGGCCAAGAGGGATGCTATCACCATTCCGCAGAACGAGTAGACGCCGGCTGGCTCAGCTTTTACCGAAGCGAGGGATCCGAAATCAACAACGCTTATTAAAATGGCCAGAACAAATAAGTCGAGCCAGGCCCAACGGCCGGCTTTTTCTAAAATGCGGTAGATCCTGATTCGTGTTTGTTGCCGGCTTTTCCAATTATAACGAACGATTAGAAGCAGTGAAGCGAGCCCCGCCAGTTTCAGAAGCGGGATGGCTACGCTGGCGATAAAAACAATCATCGCCAGCAGCGGTTTGCCTTCTTCGAACAAACTCGCCACGCCACCCAGAATTGTCCGTGTTTCAGAACCACCATAGAAAGTAAAAGTGGCGATGGGGCAAAGCATGGCGGGAAGGTAAAGAAGCAGACTGGTTAAAATCAAAACCCACACCACCGACAGGTTTTGATAGTGGGCGGTTTGATTGGGGATAATCTCCTGATTGGCAATCCCTGGAGTGGATTTGGTCAGTTTGGATTTTCTGCTAATTGCGATAACTAGGCTAAGCCCCAGTAATGAGTAGAAACCGGATCCAAGCCTGGCCGTCCCGAGATCAGTCAGGCTTAATGCTCCCACTGCCACAGCCAGGAGCGGGACTGTGGGGGCTTCCCACATGGATACAAAGCGGAGTAATTGAGGACGCGTCGGGTGGATCGCATTTTGCTGGGGTGGAAGGAGTGCCCTGCCAGCCAGACAAACGCTCATGAACAAGGTCGCGCCGACGGCGCACCAAACGAGTAGGGCCATCCATCCCAGATCTTGGGTGCCTGCGCCCGCCCACAAGATGAAGGCGTGCGTTTTTCCGTGAATACCAAAATGAATCAGAGGGAATGTGAGCACCGGGTAAATCAAGAGCAACGCCGTCAGGGCCAATGGCAAGTCGGATCCAACAGCTTGGGGAAAGCGCTTCACTGTCTCTCCCGATCTTTCGCCCGTTATACTTTTGCTCATGATGTGTCTATTTAATCAGTCCACCGGATGATAACCCTAATGTTTCAAACGCCTTCGATAGAGCAGGCTTTATCTCATTTAAAATCAGTGTGTTATGGATATTAGTATTAAACTTTATAGCCTCACAACAAGTTACATTACAAAATTGCCCTATCGAAGCCTAAAATCAACATGCACGAAGAACTGCGATGTTCCGGTCTCCTTCGGATCCGGTCTTGTCGGCTTTCGCCTCGGAACCAGCTCGCAACCCGCTTGGTTACGTAGAGTACTACGCTCCCGTGCTTACTTGCAAACTGCGTCTTGTTCTTCATCACATCTAGATTTTTTGAAACTATGAGGATAAGTCAGCGATTTTTCTTCGAGTATCCGATTGATTTACGATTTCACGTTTGCCGAGCGGCAGGAGTTGGCTTTCCCGAAAGTTTCTAGATCCGGCTCCGAAGTCTGCTAGAGCCAAGGGTGTATCGCGTGTTACTTTCGAACCGACCTTGCAAAATGAAGGAGCTGCTGTAGCTGCGAATCGATTGAAAAAATGCCAAGCTGGGGCTTGGCGTTCCCAGGATTTTCGCAGCTACTTCTACCCTCCAATATCCATTTGGATTTCCCTTTGGATTGCGAGCCAGCTTACTCCTCCCCTATACAGTAGAGAAAATTGTCGCCCCGCAGAAACAGTTCTTTTCCCACCAGCGCGGCGGAAGCACTGAAACTGTCGTCCAGGGTGTTGACGGAAAGGACTTCCGGATTCGGACCGGAAGTGAAGACGATGGTATTTCCTTCCAGAGAGGTGAGATAGATGCGGCCATCTGCCGCAACGGGTGAAGCGTAGACACTTCCGATTCCGGGCAGTCGTGCGCGGGAATAAACTTCTTCTCCCGTCTTTGCATATAGGCACGTTAGGATCCCCTGATAGTGACGCAGATAGTAGACGTGCCCCTGGTAAAGAAGGAGAGAAGGCACGTAGGGTGTGTCGTGGCGTTTGAACCAGGTAACATTGTCCGTATCAGTTATGTCGCCTACGGCACCTTCGAGTGAGATGCCCAGGATGGCCTGTTTCTCATAGCTTGAACCGCAAACAACGAAACCGTCCTCCGAGACGGGGCCGGCCACGACGTTATGGGAGAGACCTCCGCATTCCCAAATCAGTCTTCCGGTACCGAAATCGTAACTACGGATGCGATTTGCGGCGGAGATCACAACCTGCGGGTTGTCATTGTGCACTACTACGTGCGGTGTTGACCAGGACGTCGGTTCGTCGCGTTCATTTCTCCAAAGTTCCTTCCCGGTAAACTTGTCCAGGGCCACCACAAAAGACGGGCCTTCATGGTCCCAGTTGACGACCAGCGTTTCTTCATAAAGGGTAGGGGAGCTACCCTCACCGTGACCGTGCTTGGTGTGCATGTCTCCCAGATCTTTTTCCCAAATCACTTTTCCATCCCAATCGAGACAATACAAGCCATTCGAGCCGAAGAAGGCGTAGATATGTTCTCCGTCGGTGATAGGAGAAGCCGATGCGTAACTTCCCGTATCGTGTCTGCTTTCATGTGGAACATCGTCGAGTACTGTGGTTTGCCAAAGAATATTTCCATTCTCCCTGTTAACAGCGAAAACAATGAACTCCGTTTTTTGCACTTTGAAGGTGTTGTCGTGCGCTCCCGGACGGATACCTGCACTCGGGTCAATCTCTTCGCCATGGGAAACAGCTGTAGTCAGGAAAATGCGGTCGTCCCAAACTACAGGCGATGAGGTTGCTTCTCCAAACAAAGGGATCTTCCACTTGATATTCTTGGTCTCACTCCATTCCACCGGAGGTTCGGCTTTTGTTGCCACTCCAGTATCGAGTGGACCCCGCCATTGAGCCCAGTATCGCTCGTCCCGCGGACCCTCCGCAAACCCAATGAGCGGTAGCAGAAAAACAAGGAACCAGATAAACATCTTCACAACCTGATGAAAACAGGCGGGCAATGCAGGTGTCGATGCGGAAGGTGGTCCTTAACCCAAAATTACCTGATTGAATGGGAAATGTTTAGGTTTACTTAACTGCGTCACTTCAAACCGCCTTCGAGAATCCACCACCTGTTTTGTCAAAATAGGCGTCGAAAACGGTGGCGATATTGCGGATCAGCAACCTGCCCAGAGTTGATACTTTGAGTGTCGTTTCTGTAAGTGAAACGAGACCGTCTTTTTCCAGGGGTTGAAGTTTTTGAAGTTCTTTATGGAAATGCTTTTTAAAATCGAAACCGAGTTCTTGACTGAGTTGTTCGAAGTCGAGGCCCATGTCGCACATGAGGCGCATGATGACCGTTCTTCGTGTTCTGTCCTCTTTGGACATGAGGTAACCGCGTTCAACTGGACACTTTCCAGCGTCGAGGAATTCGTAGTAGGTCTCCAGGTCTTTAAAATTTTGCCGATAGCGTTTTC
This window contains:
- a CDS encoding MlaD family protein produces the protein MSHSANQASKKNLWISFGIWLLPAAALALVLWMAYQSTTGNGETIEITFENGQGIIDGRTELQYRGVKIGQVVEAHLNEDLSQVVVAVQLNKAANPIAVEGSKFWIARPEIDLTGIRGLDTILSGVYIQVLPGDGPSSRTFNGLAKPPVIPGAEELSIVLKAKRAYSIQPGSPVFFRDVQVGQINAVAISEDGDLVQIEAGIQAHHSHLVRSNSRFWNAGGIDVKGNLLGLKIQADSLETIVRGGVAFAAPESDKAGPIAEPASNFILHERAEKSWLEWGGDLSLEEN
- a CDS encoding PQQ-binding-like beta-propeller repeat protein, whose amino-acid sequence is MFIWFLVFLLPLIGFAEGPRDERYWAQWRGPLDTGVATKAEPPVEWSETKNIKWKIPLFGEATSSPVVWDDRIFLTTAVSHGEEIDPSAGIRPGAHDNTFKVQKTEFIVFAVNRENGNILWQTTVLDDVPHESRHDTGSYASASPITDGEHIYAFFGSNGLYCLDWDGKVIWEKDLGDMHTKHGHGEGSSPTLYEETLVVNWDHEGPSFVVALDKFTGKELWRNERDEPTSWSTPHVVVHNDNPQVVISAANRIRSYDFGTGRLIWECGGLSHNVVAGPVSEDGFVVCGSSYEKQAILGISLEGAVGDITDTDNVTWFKRHDTPYVPSLLLYQGHVYYLRHYQGILTCLYAKTGEEVYSRARLPGIGSVYASPVAADGRIYLTSLEGNTIVFTSGPNPEVLSVNTLDDSFSASAALVGKELFLRGDNFLYCIGEE
- a CDS encoding paraquat-inducible protein A; its protein translation is MSKSITGERSGETVKRFPQAVGSDLPLALTALLLIYPVLTFPLIHFGIHGKTHAFILWAGAGTQDLGWMALLVWCAVGATLFMSVCLAGRALLPPQQNAIHPTRPQLLRFVSMWEAPTVPLLAVAVGALSLTDLGTARLGSGFYSLLGLSLVIAISRKSKLTKSTPGIANQEIIPNQTAHYQNLSVVWVLILTSLLLYLPAMLCPIATFTFYGGSETRTILGGVASLFEEGKPLLAMIVFIASVAIPLLKLAGLASLLLIVRYNWKSRQQTRIRIYRILEKAGRWAWLDLFVLAILISVVDFGSLASVKAEPAGVYSFCGMVIASLLAVEYFNHKLLLNPAKEPQ